Within Vicia villosa cultivar HV-30 ecotype Madison, WI linkage group LG1, Vvil1.0, whole genome shotgun sequence, the genomic segment GAAAATATCATCATAGTGAATCCCTTTCTACTATGAGTACCCCCTTTGTTGCAAGACGAGTCTTGCAATTTTCCCCTTCTTTTTCTGTTATTGTTAGTTTTCTCTTGAACGCTATTGCAACTCAACAAtaagtatatatttttattatctccatAGTGGTTGGTTGTGTTTCAAAAATTATTCTATAGTTTCTATGATTTTAAGCATGATTTATTAAATGTTTGATTATTTGTGAATATTGCAATGACGAAaagtaaaataatagaaaataaaataaactttggtgtGTAACAGTTCAAAAATCTTGATGTGGTTAGATTTCATCGGTTAGTCTCGTGTATGATCAggattattaatatgaaattctAATCACCTATTAATATTACTGCTCATCGCTCTTATTGTAGTTCATGTCTGTGAGTCAACAACGTGAGCTCAATCATATTACTAATAAGTAATCCCTAAGCCTATTAAAAAATATGTTAGCATTAACCTTCAACAACAGTTCATATGGATACTGCACCTAGATATATCTTTAGAGTTTAGCATATCCAATAAATGAAAAGTTTAGATCTAGTAATAACCAATACCTTTCGAATATCAAGTCACACCATAAAAACAATTTTAGGTAGTTaatccataattttttttttcatttttagtcaaaatttttatatataatgaaTGTCTTTCCTCACTTATCAACACACTAACTATTTGAATTACCaactcttctttctctctttttatcATTCTTTTATAATTCTTTTATAAGTTATATTCATTTATCATTGTATTAGTTTTGAGAGAGTGAAAAACTTCATCTAAGAGTTATGGTGTCTTTCTCTTGTGATGAATTTGTTTATTTAAAAGTGTAATTCTGTTGTGATGTTGTAATTGATTTGAAGGTTTCCATCTAAACTTGTAAAAAACTTGGCTTAAGGTTGTTGAGTTGAACTGGTCTAAAACCTCAAGTTTTTTGGGTTAGGTTGTTGGGTTGATCTTGTAAAAAAGCTCAACTTGTTCAAGATTTTTGGGTTAATCTTAAGTAAAAGATTAAGTTGGTTTTAGTATAAATATCAAGAGAAACTCTTGGAAACTGAGATAATCTCTGGTGTAATATTTCGTACCTTTTCTATTTATATTTATGTCTTTTATCTTTTCTGCTACTTATTCTATAATAATCTCCACTTCtattataaattgttttaaatcaatttttgtaattttttaaaatatgaatatcATAATTCACCCTCTTTAATATTTGGAGTCTCTCATTCAACAATATATGTGTCTTTCTCGGATGTATTAGAAGGACTTTAGATGAACATATTCACATTTTTTCAAGAACATGTGAATTAACTCTATTTTTCCCCCTTCTTTAAGGAGAGCTAAATTTCGTGGTTTGGAAACTTTGAGGTCCTATTTGAACCTCTTTAAGATTTTCACATGGGACTAATCTATCTTCTAAGTATTCCTTCCATGGGTCTAGATCCACAAAGTTAACGATGTGGGCATTTGGTCTAGGTGGCGGGTTGTTAGCCATTATCGCCCTCTTTATTACAAGGTTATCTTGATATAATTTTTCCGCTACCTCTTGATCTCTCTTCATGACTCCCACCCCATTTTTTCTAAGGAATATTTCATAGTTAGGTGGAGTGTGGATTGGATTTCCTCGATAAAAATGAAAGCAGTGTGTTCAATGATTATGTTGTGCAAGAAATAAGTATTTACCACATGATATTTGACTTTGAAGGTCTTAACATTATCACCCACTTCAAAAGTGGTTTTGATGGAGATGTAATATTAGACTTATACATGTTTTCTTGAGAAACCCAACAAGGAATCTTTAAAAGGTTACAAATGCTCAGGATCTAATTAAAATTGTTCAAAGATATTCTAGTATATGATGTATGTGGAATTGTCGAGGACTATGAGGACTCGTTTTATGTCTCAGTTGAACATATGCACACCCAAGACCATGGGGTAATCCTCGAGGGGCTGTAATCCATTTCTGCCCCCTTACTCTGAGGTTATTTTGATTGCATTTTCTGCCTACCTCTTGATCTCACTTCACGACTCTTACCCGCTCATAGTCTAAGGAATATTTCATGGTTAGTTATAGCATGGACATAACTGCCTCCAAGACGTTGAATGTAGGGCGTCTAATGGTTATGTTTTTTAGGAAGGAGAATTTCGCACAAGATATCTTACTTTGATGATCTTAGCATTCTTGCCCGCTCCAAAATCGGTTTTGACGGAGATGTGATCTCGAACTTGAACTTGTTTTTCTGAGAAACCTATTAGGGAACCTTTAAAAAGCCTCAAATGATCAAGATCTATATGTAATTGTTCAATGGTTTCCTAGTGAAGGACGTTGGAAGAACTGATAGGGTATATGATCTCTCCTTACTTGCTAGTTgaacatccacacactgatgacCACAGGGTCATCCTCATAGGGTTGGATTATGGTGATGTCTTTGTGCAAGAAGTGACCTCAGAAACACAAGAGGAATGAGGCTGTAAGGGTGATGCATAACTTGGTGAGGACTCTTGCGAAGACTCTAAGTGTCCTTAATGTACATTGAAAAGGCTTGTAGTGGACATCTTGTCGGGTTTTGTGGCCTGAAAATTGATGGATTGTTTTTTGGGAAAGATCCTAGTAGTTGGTTAATTAACATCTAGGAAGATTCGTATACCAACGTAAGACCACCAACTTTAGAATTTTTAAGAGGAGCTTCTATTTGAGTGAATTGCATGTGTCTATGATCGATATCTATATATTGAAGATGTTGTGACATGCTCCATTTGCTCCCGAGGGCCTCACTCCCCATCAAACAAAAGTATAGATAAGTCAAACAAAAGACCTTATATGGGCAATTTTTTAAGAATGTGATGGATTAACCTGTCATTTGAGATATGTATATAGAGTCCTTTGTGACTTATATGAGCATGCCAAGTCTTGTGGCCATTTCCCTGACCTTGACTCATATGACCCCTTCCATTAGAGGGTGTGGTGGATGATTCATCTCCAAGGAGTTTGCAGAAGTGACGATGTCTCCCATGTGTAAGACTATGTTTAACCTCACCGATCATTATTTAAGTTTCTGTCAAGACTCTCATGTGTTCATAAACGAATGAGTCGAGGTTGTTAAATACTATTGGACAATCCACAATCTTCATGGTAGTCCACATTCTCTTAAGAACGGTGTCTATATGGTCGAAGTGGTTAAGATGACCTAcaactaggggtggaaataggctaggctaggctaggctttagaaggcctgagcctggcctacgataaactttaaaggcctaagcctggcctaaggcctatcataggctcagttttttggcctggcctggcctttttgaaAGCCTGGcttggcctgaaagcctatttaaaaagcctgtatctcattaaagttttcaattaatctatataacttaaACAGTCTTGTATGTCGGCCTATATGTACCTATATAAatgaacctatttagcatttgttttatatatatatatatatagggtagcctatttagtttttttttaatatatatgcatacatgaaccaacttatttaacatatctctaatatatatgaaaatataggccggcctataaggcttcatagacttttttaatagcctaagtctgacctatttaataaaatagacttttaaaaaagcctaagcctgacctctttattaaataggcctggcctggcctagacctatgtaggctgggccgtaggcccctgtaggccagcctgacctattcccacccctacctaCAACATTTTAAAAATTTACTCCTTATAttctttattataataaataaaattattttttatattcgttCAATAATTCATGTAGGTAGACTTAATATAAACTAAATTCATTAATTATctaataattctaaaataaattatttctatTAATATAGATAAAACAtagtaatttttatttaaaaaaaattaaaaatagatatttttataaagaaattgttaatatactttttttaaaaggaaatttgttaatgttttaagaagggtgaaaaagaaaaagttgaaaaagtgGCAAGAGTTTCCCGTCTTCCTAGAGGAAACATTTACATGACTACATTCATCTAAAAGAAAAAGATCGTAAACTGTTTTgtgatcaaaaaaaaaaaaaagaaaaagatcgTCATCGCTGACAACACGATGGACGGTGCTCAAATCACAACGTGTATAAATAAATACAAGCTAATTCCCTTTTGTATGAATCTAGACTGCATTCCCATTCATATTACTACTTTTCTAACCATCACCTCATAAACTCGTTGAACAACATCTTCGAATCAATGGCCACCACTGTGTACGAAAAACTCttcatttcattattattttcTCTTACTTTTTGATCTAACACTGAAGATTACATTTCCTTATCTCTAATGCTTTTCTTCTTCTATCTTTGTTTCCGGCGATGAATCATCAATCAGAGGCGCGCAACCAATTCGACCTCCTCCGTTATCTTCAACTTCCGAACAACCGCCTCTTTTTGACGGAACCACCAGGTTCTTTTTCCTTCTCTTAATTTCACATATTCCATGTTTTTATTTGAAATTCACGTGCATgtgattttatcattttatttattattatttaggttGTACACCAGTTATATTTGTCCCTTTGCGCAACGTGTATGGATCGCTAGGAATTATAAGGTTCTTTTAATATTCCATGCCTAATCcatttcaattttattataatatgtctattttgtttgatttgtttattGTGTTTGTTGAAATTGAACTATAGGGACTTCAAGACAAGATCCAATTGGTTCCTTTTGATCTTCAAAATAGACCTGCATGGTATAAGGAAAAAGTATACCCTGAAAATAAGGTTTGCTATTTTGTTACTATTATAACTTAATTAATATATTGGGTGCTAGGTTAGATTTTGTCCGCTTTGAATGTGAGAATACATAGCTGTAGCGTGAGGCTACCCTTAGCCTTGAGCCCCATGTGAGACTATTTTGCTCAGTTCACAACGGTTGCCTCCAATCAAGCCAGCCTAGAATAATTGCCCCAATCGAGGCTAAGAGACTTGGTTTGAATTTTGAGATCCCACAGACAACGTCATATTTTGGTCGACCTCAACTCTGCTCTATTGAGGCTATGAAATATTGTCTGCTTTGGGTGTGACAATTCTCACGACTTTGTTTTTTACAATAGGAATCTCGCTGAGTTGAAGTATATGAGTGTTGTATATAAACTATTCTTAATCTCGATTCTCAAGTAATGTGAGACTATTTTGGCTACCCTGAAACAAGTTGCAATGGTGGTCACTCTTGATTTGATATTAATAGGTGCCATCTTTGGAGCACAATGGCAAGATATTGGGAGAAAGTCTTGATTTGATCAAATATCTTGATGCTAACTTTGAAGGAACGCCTCTCTTTCCCACCGTAAGTCATCATGGTTTCTCATCTCTTTTTAGAATATGTTTAGATTAACTTATCTGAGTTTATTATCTTTGCTTACTAGCACTAGTGAGACTGTTTGTAAAGTCTATGATATACTATATCACGATAGCTTATGAAAACAATTTAGTAGTAGTTTGACTcgatttttctgtttgtttgaaATTGCTTATGCATAAACATTATATACTTCTGTTATAAAGGCTTGATTAAATTGTTTATGCAAGTATGACCTTAATAGTTAGAAATTAGAACGAACTTATGATGTTAGACAAAAATGTCAAATCCAATGTATATTGTGATCATTGATATTGTGAGGTCGATTTAGGCTTATGAGACCATTGTCAATTGTGATCGTGTTGTGGCAGTAGAAACATTTGAAACTTTACCTTCATGTTGTGCTCAGCTCATGCTTAAAAAAAACCCTCTTTtgtaataaaactaatttttagtGTAAATTTTTGTAGGATCCCGCCAAGAAAGAGTTCGGTGAACAGTTGTTATCCCAGGTTGATACCTTTGTTAAAGACTTTTTCAATGCATTAAGAGGGGATACTGTGCAACAATCCCGTAAGATGTTTATAAATGGCAAAAagtattttctttttctaatatAAAACAGACTTTTAAATTTGTTATCTGAATCAGATCCTGCTTTTGGATTCTTGGAGAATGCTCTTGGTAAATTTGATGATGGACCATTCCTGCTGGGTCAATTCAGTTCGGTGAGTTAAAATCAAATCACTGATCTCGGAAATTTTTTCGTTTCCTTTTGAATTTACTGTCTTTTTTGCTGTTATATCAGTGGCTTTAACTTTCCCTTCATATAATTTATAAATGTGGTTGTTCATCAGGTGGATATTGCCTACATTCCTTTTGTTGAAAGATTCCATGTTGTTCTTGTTGAGGCGTTCAAGCACGACGCCACAGAAGGAAAACCTAATCTTGCAAAATGGATTGAGGTAAACTAGAATAAAGAACCATTTGTGTTGAATTTCTTACTCTGATTATTAGCATGTTTGATTTCACGGTGGAAAGCTGGTAGACGCGCGAATGACCAGAAGCTAAGAATTCCAACTTCTTAAAATCACGTGGAAATCATATTGGGACGCACTTTGAAGGATTGCCGTGGTTTTCTAATGCGGAACCAAACACACCATATGAGAATTATACTACTTTGCTTTCATCTATATGTATTCATCGTTTTAGTACTCTTATGTTTCTTTTGTAGGAGTTGAACAAGATTGATGCTTATACACAAACAAGAGAGGATCCTCAGGAAATCGTCGATCTTGTCAAGAAACGTTTTATGGTAATAAGTTTATTATGAATCTCTCACTACTGATTTTGAAAATTTGTAATTGGATTCTGAGTTCTATCTTTGCTACTTGGTTGAAACTTGTGCATTTTTACTTGCAGCCTCAGAAGTGATAGATGAATTGAAGCAGCCATCCTTTGAGATGTTTAAATAAAGTATTGTTTGTATCATGGGATGCATCTTTAGGCAATTAATATTGGTTTGTTTAGTCTTAGGATTTATGTCATAGTTATGTTTTATTTCTAGTTTGCTTGTATGGTGTTTCTTGTAATGATGTTTATGTACCAGCTTGTGATCACTTATCAGATGGTGAAGCACAAACAGccatttcaaataaaataaacgccCTCTTcatcttaaaaaatataaatttgtaaTTTATATCTATTCTaaactatttattatttatattatattcaagtataattatttttagggttaagtatgtttgtAGTCCCTATAGATATTGTGGTTTTCATGTTTAGTCCTCTAAAAATTTTGTTTAATGAATCATCCCTCTACACTTTTTCATCCATAACATTAGTCTTGCCGTCAAATGGAGCTAACGGCAACCTACGTGGCACTACACGTGTAATATTTTGTtatttaacattatattttatGGCGTCTTGGTCACTTAATGAATTCATACGTGGCTCATGagttattaaataaaaagtttttCCCCAAAATAATTTCATTGACCTAGTTCATTTTCTAACGCCATATCGTCTTCTTCGAGACGTCATATTTTCCCCCTTCATCATTTTTCTGGTATTCAATGGTGATTTCAAATTCAAGCTCAGTAATAAGCGGTTCGTATGCATCTTCTTCTATGAAGAATCGAGTTGGTCGTTTATGTGGTTACAATGGTCGGATGGTATCATACCAATGCAAAAAGGGAGCTAAGAAAGGGAGGTTATTTTAGAGGTGCTCGTTCGGGATCAATGAGTAACTGTTTACCCTTAAATCAATGACTAGTGATACCTTAAATATATGAGTAATGTTATTATGGTTTAACATTATTTTTTGCAAACCATATCTCAACTTATGTTGCAAACCTTATGAGTATTGATTATATTTAAATTGAAACATTTTTTGCAAGCCATATTTCATCATGTTAATACAAAAGAGTGCATCATGCACGTGTTCAAGACAAGAGTACAAATGGTAACAAGAGTACATATGGCAACAGGAGTACAAATGCTACAAAAGAGTGCATAATGCACATGTTCAAACCAGGAGTACAGAGAAATCAAAAAGTGTGCATCAAGCACAAGTTCAAAAAGAAGATTACAAAATGACATAATAAACATAGTGTTGTTAAACTTTTTTCTCTGTCAAATTATATGTCATCTTCTGGTATCACAAGTGGATCCTCGGCATCCCTCCCTGAATAATGACCCACCACCAAACTTCTTTTTAAAATTGGCATACAAATGCCTCAAATAGAACTTCTGGTATCACAAGTGGATCTTGGGCATCCCTCCCTGAATAATGTCCCACCACCAAACTTCTTTTTAAAGGGCATACAAATGCCTCAAACAGAACCTATGTTCATACGCTGGATATTCCTCTTCAAATACTTGAACAAGTCCCTGATAAAATACAATAAACACAATTGATAACATATATTAAACAACTTGAAAAATTGGAGAAGTTACTTAGTATACCTTCTATTGATCTGACATGAAACACCATCTCTTGTCACCAATATCCTCAATAAGTAACTTCATGAACCAGATCCATGTTTCCTTAGACTTAGTCTCTACAACACCAAATGCAAGGGGAGGATACTGATCATTGGGATCCCTCCCAACTACAATTAGTAAAATTCCACCATATTTTTTCTGTAGGTGACAACCATCTAATCCTATGAAGGGCCTACATGACTTAGTCAATGCCTTTATGGTGCCATCCAAACACATATAAAATTTTGCAAATCTTGGTTGCATATCTGGTCCAGCTGTCTGAGTGTTAAGTTTGAAGGTATTTCATGCATAGGCTTTCCTTAACTCAGCCCCATAGGACCATAGCATACTATATTGCTTACTTGCATCTCCTTCAACAACTTGTCTTGCCAACTGTCTAGCTTTAAAAGCTTTGCTCTCAGTGATCTCAGTAGAAGACTTAGTTCTAACATCTGCCACAACTTCAGTTAACCTCATCTTAGAATTGTGCCTAAGTCTGTCAACTATCGTCTTTGCAACCCATTCAGCGTTGGTATTCTTATTGAAGAATTGTCTACCACATTTGTGTTTAGGAAATAATATTTTGACCTTGAATGTTGTACTCCTTAGAACTCTACTACATAGGACAATATAGTCACATAAATTCTTCTCCTTCCACACAACCCTACACCTATTCAAATCATTCTTTGCAATTGAAACCTCCCTACCATTCAAAACATTGTGTTGCATAACAACTTTCTTAAATTGCTTCAAAGAGGAAAACTCTATCCCTATCTTGAACTTGAAATCTTTGGTAATTGCATCCTATTCATTAAACCTGATCACAGGAGGCCTATCATCACAGCTATCTTCAGCCCCACTATCAAGCTCATCTGTCATGTATTCTTCTTTTATTA encodes:
- the LOC131619804 gene encoding glutathione S-transferase L3-like; amino-acid sequence: MATTVGAQPIRPPPLSSTSEQPPLFDGTTRLYTSYICPFAQRVWIARNYKGLQDKIQLVPFDLQNRPAWYKEKVYPENKVPSLEHNGKILGESLDLIKYLDANFEGTPLFPTDPAKKEFGEQLLSQVDTFVKDFFNALRGDTVQQSHPAFGFLENALGKFDDGPFLLGQFSSVDIAYIPFVERFHVVLVEAFKHDATEGKPNLAKWIEELNKIDAYTQTREDPQEIVDLVKKRFMPQK